In Bradyrhizobium sp. 170, the DNA window TGCCGAACAATGCCTGAAAGCTGCCGTATCCCGCGTCGACCGACTTCAATTCGAGCATGGCTAGACCCCCGCCTTGCGCCGCGCTTCCGCGGCAGCAAGCTGGCTCGAATCCGCATCGGTGCCGAGATAGACCTCGATCACCCTGGGATCGCCGGCCACCGCGCTCGGCAAGCCTTCCGAAATCTTCTCGCCGTGATCGAGCACCATGACGCGATCGACCACCCGCATCAGCACGCCCATGATGTGCTCGACCCAGATGATGGTGATGCCGAGCTCGTCGCGGATCCTGCGCAGCATATCGGCGGCCTGATCCATCTCGTGTTCGTCGAGCCCGCCGAGGCTTTCGTCGGCGAGCAGAAGTTTTGGCCCCGTTGCGAGCGCTTTTGCAAGTTCGAGCTTCTTCAGACCGGCAGCGCCGAGGCCGTCGACGCTGGCGTGGCGGTCAGTCGGCAGCCCGACCATACGAAGCGCGCGTTCGGCCGCTTCATCCGCCTTGGCGCGGCTGTGGCGGCCCTGGCCGTAATAGCCGGCCAGCGCCACGTTCTCGAAAATGCTGAGCCGGTGAAACGGCCGCGGGATCTGGAAGGTGCGGCCGATGCCGCTGTTGATGATCCGGTGCGGGGCGACGCCCGCGATCTCCGCGCCGTCGAACAGGATCGATCCCGCCGTCGGCACCAGCGTGCCCGACAGCATGTTGAAGATCGTGCTCTTGCCGGAGCCGTTGGGGCCGATCAGGCCGAGAATCTCGCCCTGCTCGACCCGGAACGATACGTTGTTAACCGCGGTGAAGCCGCCAAACCGCTTCACCAAGCCTTCTACCGTCAGCACTCCAGAACCTCCGCTGGCTTTTTCGTTGGAGCATGACCCGTTTCGGAAAACCGGATCATGCTCTTGCCCGTCTGTGCTGGCCTACTGGTTGCTGAACGTGGTTCCCTTCGGCAGGGGCAGCACGGCCTCGCGCTGCGCCTGGCTCTTCGGCCACACCACATAGGACTTGTCGTCGATGTACTGGATGACCACCGGGAACGAGCGTTCGTTCTGGCCGGCCATCTGCGTGCCCTCGCCGTGGAACTTGACGCCGAAGCCGAGCATGGTGCCGCCTTCGGGAATGTCGACTTCCAGCGCCGCCTTGCGCAGCGCGTCTGGATCGACGCCGCCATATTTCTTGATGGCGCGCGGCAGCACGTCGGTCAGGAAGAGGTAGGTGTTCGACGCGGCCATGCCGACATGGGCGGAACGGATCGCAACGCCCGGCTTCGCCTTGTCGAATTCCTCGCCGACCATCTTGATGACGGGCGGCAGCTTCGGATCCATCGATTTCTGGTTAGCAAGCCAGATCGAGATCGGATCGGTGTTGAAGACGTAATTGACGTCGCCGCCGAGGCCTTCCTTCAGCTTCTCGTACACGCCATAGCCCGCGCCGTGACCGACCAGTGCTGCGAATTTCAGGCCCTGCTCACGCGCCTGGCGACCGAACAGGGTAATGTCCGGGTTGTAGCCGGTGTGGAAGATCACATCGGGCCGCGCGCGCTTCAGTTTCGTCACCAGCGCCGACAGATCCGGCGCGGTGGCGGAATAGCCTTCCTTCATCACGACGTTGAAGCCGGCCTTCTTGGCACCGGCCTCGTTGCCCTTGGAGACGTCGACGCCATAGGCGCCGTCCTCGTGGATGATGGCGACGCGCAGATCCTTCGGCTCCTTGCCGAACTTTTCCTTGGAGTTCTGCGCGATGAAATCCATCGTCATCATGCCGAACTGATCGCCTGAAGCCTGCGGACGGAACACGTATTTGAGGTTCTTGTCGGCGAGCACCGCGGAAGAGATACAGGTGGTGATCCACATGAAGTTCTTGAGCTGCTCGACGCGCGCGGCCACCGGCACGCATTGTGCCGAGGAAAAGAAGCCGAGCAGCATGTTGACCTTTTCCTGCTCGATCAGCCGGACGGCCTCGTTGATGGCCACATCAGGCTTGCTCTGGGCGTCGGCGTAAACCGCCTCGACCTTGTAACCCTCGACGCCGGTCTTGGCGTACTGGTCGAGCATGATCTTGGCGCCGATATATTGCAGCTCCGAGCCGCCGCCCGCGAGCGGGCCGGTCAGGTCATAGATCACGCCGATCTTGATTTTCTTTTCCTGGGCTTCGGCGGTCAACGCCATCCCCAGCACCGCGATTGCGGCGGACAGGCCAACGAGAAGGCGTGCAGCTTTGCGCCCCGGCATGGAATCCTCCCTGGATTATTTTTTGTGCACTGCGTTTTCTTGTTCTTGTCGCCGCCTATCACATTGGTAGCGCCACCAGATGTCAAGCGTATTGCTGCGTCAGGGCTCGGAAGCGAGCTGCGCCTCGATGAACGCCGTGACAAAACGTGGCATGGCGGAGGTGAGATCGCGTGCGTCGCGGACGAGGTGGATGGCGGATAATTCCGGCTGACGCTGCGAGGCGAGATTGGCCACGATCCGGTCGCGCACGACGTCGCCCGGCATATCGACCCGCAACATGCGGATCATCGCAACTGCGTGTCCAGTGTAGATGCAGTGCCAATGCGGCTCGCTCGCGTATTCGCCGGGCGCCAGCCCGGTCTCTTCTTCGAGTTCGCGCGTGACGCTGCCTGATATGTCGACCGTGCCGTCCCTGATGTCGTCGAGATCGGGTGTTCCGGAAGGAAAATAGATGCGCCCGGCGTTCGACGTGTGCTGGCCCATCTCGCCGAGCACGAAGGCGCCGTCGGCGCAACGAAGCGCGCCCATGCCGAACCCGTTGAACACGGAAGCGTCGGGAAAGCCCCAGTCGCGCCACGCCAGGAAGCTCGCGAAATCAGTTTCGAAATAGCTGGCGCTGAAGCGGTCGCCGGCAAACACCGGATTGCGCCCGAGCAGGACGCGGCCGTTCCACATCGCAGGCTTTTCGCGCTGCTTGTCCGCGAAATGCGCCGCTATGTCGGCACGCCGCGCCTCGGCAAACGGCCACGTCCACGCTTCGACAACGAGGTCGAGCGCGCTGACGCGATGAATGACCGGAGGCTTCGTGTCACTCATCGCATGACTTCGCTTGATATCACGCCGATCCTATCCAGACCTTACTTCGGATTCGTGCCGGAGGTCTTCTTGACCTGCTCGACATATTTGTTGGTGTAGGTCTTGGTCACGTCGATATTGGCCTTGGCGACCTCGGGCGAGCCCTCGCTGAACACGGCGAGCACCGCATCTGCGCCCTTGGGATCCATCTTGCCGGTCAGCGAATACATCGGGATCGTGTTCTTCAGCGCCGCCAGATAAAGCTCCTTGTTCTTGCCGACGATTTCTTCGGGCATCTTCGCCATGATCTCTTCCGGCGTATGCGAGTGAATCCAGTCGAGCGTGTTGACGATCGCCGTGGTCAGCGCCTGCACTTCCTTCTCGTGCGACTTGATCCACGCCGTGGTCGTATAGAGCGCGCCGCCGGGATATTCCCCGCCGAACACGGCGAGCGTGTCCTTCTCGCTGCGGGTGTCGGCCAGTATCCTCAAATCGGGATAGCTGCCCTGCAGAACGGTGACGGAGGGATCGAGCATCACGGCCGCTTCGATCTGCCCCTGCTGCATCGCCGCCACGGCGGTGGCACCGAGGCCGACGCCGATCACCGCGGCGCTGGTCGGGTCGAGGCCGTTCTTCTTGAGAAGATATTTCAGGAAGAAATCGGTCGACGAGCCCGGCGCGCTGACGCCGACCTTCTTGCCCCTTGATGTCATTGGTGTGCTTGGGCGATACCACCAGCACCAGGCCGGGATAGCGGTCATAGATCACGAAGGACTGCAGCTCCTGCTTCTTGGCGGCCAGATTGACGCAGTGGTCGAAATAGCCGGACACCACGTCGGCGCTGCCGCCGAGCACGGCTTTCAGCGCGTCCGAACCGCCCTTGAGATCGACCAGTTCGACGGCCAGTCCCGCCTTCTCGTATTCGCCGAGTTGCCTGGCCAGCACCGTCGGGAGGTAGCACAGGCAGGAGCCGCCGCCGATCGCGACGGTGACCTTGCTTTGGGCTGCGGCAAGGCCTGTCGTGAGTGTCAGCGCCAGCAGCGCCCCGGCCAACCGGCCGAACAGTTTCTTCATGGGTTCCTCCATTTGTTGGTCGGCAAGATAGAGCAGCGCGCGGACGTTGAGAAGGCGACTTTCCGCCCGCTGGTCAGGCGCGGCCGGGCGGCATAACATCGCCCCTACAATAATCAACACAGGGGGAGACCATGAATCGCCTGGCCATCACGCTATCGCTCGCCGCCGCCTTCGCCGCCGGTTGCAGCGTCACCCATCTGCTCCGTCCCGCAATCGCCGCCGAGAACATCACCGCGCAGGTCATCCACACCGGCGAACTCGAAGGCGATGCGCTCGGCATGCCCTCGGGCACCGGAATGCGCTCCAAACTGTTCGTCGCCGCCGACGGCATGACCATCTCGATCCAGGACGGCAATGTCGGCAAGCACATGCATCCCAACACCAACGAGATCCAGTACATCCTCGACGGCACCGGCACGATCTGGCTCGGCGACAAGGAAGTGAAGGTGAAGCCGGGCGACCTCGTCGTGATCCCGAAGGGCACCGCGCATGGCGGCACCAAGCCCGACGGCAGAACGCTGAAGGCGATTGCGATCAAGACCCCGCCGCAGGCGCCGGATGATACGAAGATGCTGAACTGAGTCTGCACGTCGTAGAATCGTAGGGTGGGCAAAGGCGCTGTTCGCGCCGTGCCCACCATCTATCCGCATCGCAGTCTCGATGGTGGGCACGCTTCGCTTTGCCCACCCTACGTTCTGTGGAGGATCACATGGCAACAGGCAAAACATACAAGTCCTTTCGGTACAGCAACAACCTGGTCTGGGACACCGCTCGCCGCGGCCGAACATCCGCACCCGACAAACCCGACATCGAGATCGGCAGTCCTCCCGAATTCAAGGGAGAGGCGGGCGTCTGGGCTCCCGAAGAAATGCTGGTCGCCGCGCTGAATGCTTGCATGATGCTGACGTTTGTATCGTTCGCGCAAAGCAAGCGGCTCGAGTTTGTTGCCTATGAAAGCGCCGCAGAAGGCGTGCTGGAAAACGTCGACGGCAAATATCGAATTGTTGAAGTCAGCGTTCGGCCAACCCTGGTCCTGAGAAGCGAGGCTGATATCGCGGCCGCCCAAACGATCATGGCTAAGGTTAAGGAAAACTGCTTCATTTCCAACTCGATCACCGCTGACGTGACATTGGATCCGCAATTTCAGCTGGCATCCGATGTCGTCAGCTAGGCGCAGTGGCTTAGGGTGGGCAAAGGCGCTCTTCGCGCCCAAGTCGCGGAAATGGGAGATGCAGAATGGCTCATCATCAAAAAGCCGTTGCCGCTGCAGTGGCGATAAACACTGCAATCTTTGTGGTGGAGGGCATTGCTGGCTATCAGGCATCGAGCCTGAGCCTCTTGATGGACAGCGTGCATAACCTCTCGGACGAGTTGGCTCTGGTCTGCCTGTATGCAGCATTCCTAGTCACCATAGGTCCTTCGCAGCGGCTGTTGAGAGCCGGAAATCTCTTTAACTCAGTCGGGCTGATTGCGGTCAGTGGACTGCTTTTGTGGCAGGTCGGGGAGCGTCTGTTCAATCCGGTGCCGGTTCAGGGCGTCGTTCCGATGGTCGTGGGTCTGGCTGCGGCTGCCGCCAATTGGAGCGTGGCCCGCTTGCTCCTGGAGCCAAGCCAAAACAACGCTGCAATCCGGCTCGCGTATATCCACAACCTTGGCGACGTATGGGTATCCCTTGCCCCGGTGGCCGCGGGCTTACTGCTTCTAGTGACGGGTTATCCAATCTTCGATCCAATCATCGCAGGAGCCGTTGCATTGTGGATCATTTTCACGACTGGCCGGGAGGTTCTTGAATCGCACGATGAACTGATATGGCCGGAGAAAATCATCTGCTGCCATACCGACCACGATCAACCGGTCGTGAAGCCGCAATCAAATTGAGACGATAGCAGATGAATCGTGCCGCTTTCCGCACGAGCGTGAGATGATTGGCGCGTGCTCAGAAAAAGCAGCCTGCAGCTCGCCAATGCATGGACGATCAAACGCGGCAGGACTCAAATCCGTTGTTCATTTCGAAGTTCTCTTCTTCGGCGTTGACGATGAGGTCATTGTCGATTCCGACCTCGCAGAATTCGTTGACGATGACGGCGTAGCGCCTGCCGTGCGTCTCCGTGAGGATACGGTTAAGCAGCGTGGTCTTTCCGGCTCCGAGATAGCCGGTAATCACCGTGACCGGAGTTTGGTTCAAAGCCATCTGCATGGGATTGTCCTTTGCTGATGCTGCAATTCGTCCGCGACGGCTAGCGTCGATCCGCGGGTAAGCGATGGTCATTCCGTTTCGATGGAGGTTCAGGCAAGCCGGTTGGTGCGCCCAACGGCGCCAGCGCATCCGCAAGGTCTGTCTGCGTGATCTGCCCAAGCGGCTTGTCGATCGTGACGGCCTCGGTTGGTCGTCTCGGATGCATGATGAGCACGATGGTTCGAGCGCCGCCGCAACCAGGATCGCCGCGTTCGCTTACGGTGATTATTGTTTCATCATCGGCGTTGATGGCTGTCCGGGCATGCTCTTTCAATTCGCGCACTATGTTCCATTGGTGGCGGGGCGATCTTGGGAAGAAAACAACAGTCATTGTCGACACAGCCTGAAGGAGTAAAACCGTTTATGTAACGTTATAACATTACCTCTTGTGTCAAACACCTTATGCGCTCTGGGCATCGGCCGGTTCCGCAATAAGGAAACGGCGGTCGAACCGCCTGGTTGATTTCCGAGTTGGGTCACGGAAGTAAATTCAGAGCACTCGCTACTCCACGGGGGCATTGTGGCTTGATGCCGCCGCCGAGGACGTGATTCAAGCTCCGCGCCCCGTGCATCAAATCATGCGCTACGAACTCAGTGACTATGCTTGCGCCTCGCAATGACGGCAGAGAACTCTACCCCCTGCCCTCCGCCGCCACCGGCCGCCAAACCAGCAGCCGCTTCTCCACCACCGTCACCACCATGTCGATCAGGATGACGAAAGCCGATAGCACGAACATGCCGGCGAACACGGCGGCGACGTCGAACACGCCTTCGGCCTGCTGGATCAGGTAGCCGAGACCGGCCGCCGATCCCAGATATTCGCCGACGACAGCACCGACCACGGCAAAGCCGACCGCAGTGTGCAGCGAGGAAAACATCCACGACAGCGCCGACGGCCAGTAGACATGCCGCGTCAATTGCCGCTCGCTCATGCCGAGCATGCGGCCATTGTCCAGCACGGTTTGGCTGACCTCCTTGACGCCCTGATAGACGTTGAAGAACACGATGAAGAACACCAGCGTCACGCCGAGCGCGACCTTGGACCAGATGCCAAGGCCGAGCCACAGCGTGAAGATCGGCGCCAGCACTACGCGCGGCAGCGCGTTGACCATCTTGACGTAGGGATCGAACACCGCGGCGACGCGCGGCTGGCGCGCGAACCAGAAGCCGACCAGCACGCCGCCGACCGAGCCGATCACGAAAGCCAGCACCGACTCCCACAGCGTGATCATCAGATGCTTCCAGATTACGCCTGAGGAGAACCACTTGACGATCTGGCTCGCGACATCGACCGGGTTGGAGAAGAAGAACGGCGGCAGCAGGATGCGGCCGAACACCGGTACGGTGGCGAGGAACTGCCACAGCGACAGTGCGACAACGGCCACCATCAATTGCCAGAACAGCAGCGTCAGGCGCGACATCAGCCGACCTCCGCACTTAGCGTCGACTGCGCATAGCCCTTCATCACTTCGTCCTTCAGCACGCTCCAGATTTCGCGGTGCAGTTCGTGGAATTGCTTTTCCATCCGCACTTCCGAGATGTCGCGCGGGCGCGGCAGCGGCACGCGCCAGTCGCCGATGATGCGCGCCGAGGGACCTGCCGACATGATCACGACGCGATCGGCAAGCGCGATCGCCTCTTCGAGATCGTGGGTGACGAACAGCACCGCCTTGCGGTCGGCGTTCCACAGTTCCAGCAGCAAATTGCCCATGATCTGCCGGGTCTGCGCGTCGAGCGGGCCGAACGGCTCGTCCATCAAAAGGATTTTTGGATCGCGGATCAGGACCTGCGCGAGGCCGACGCGCTTGCGCTGTCCGCCGGACAGCATGTGCGGATAGCGGTTGGCGAACGCGCCGAGCCCCACTGACGTGAGCCAGCCCTGGGCGCGCTGCAGCGCCTGCTCGCGCGGCGCGCCCTTGATGTCGAGACCAATGGCGACATTGTCGATCGCGGTCTTCCAGGGAAACAGCGCATCGGCCTGGAAGAGATAGCCGGCATCCCGGTTCAACCCCGTCAGCGGCTGACCGAAAATCTTCACCGCCCCCGCGGCGGGCTTCAAAAGCCCGGCCGCCACATTGAGCAGCGTCGATTTCCCGCACCCGGTCGGGCCCACAATAGCGACGAACTCGCCATGGGCGACGGACAGGCTGGCCCGCTCCACGGCTGTGTAGACGCGATCCCCGGCCACGCGAAACGCCACTGTGGCATCATCGAGCGCGACCGCCGCTGGTTGTGCCGTATCGGCCATGTTCCCCTCAAGAGATTTGGAGTGATGCCTTAGCGCGTGCCAAGGATAAGTTCAACGCGGCGTCGTGACGTGGTAGTTGATCGCTATCCTCCCCTGGAGGGGGCAACAGTCGAGATCGCATGCCAGCTCCCCTGATCGCTTACGCGAATGTCGGCAAGACCTTTGACGGCGGTCGCGTGGTGGCTGTCGACGACGTCTCGCTCGAGGTCGCCGAGGGCGAGTTTCTGGCCATCGTCGGCGGCTCCGGTTCGGGTAAGACGACGCTGTTGCGGCTCGCCAACCGGCTGATCGAGGCGGACTCCGGCTCGATCACGGTCGAAGGCGAGGACGTGCGTCAGGTCGATCCGATCCTGCTGCGGCGGCGGATCGGCTATGTCTTTCAGAGCGGCGGGCTGTTTCCGCATCTGAGCGTCGCCGACAATATCGGCATCACGCCGAAGCTGACGGGTGCGCCACCTGCCGAGATTTCCGCGCGGGTGGATGAACTGCTCGATCTGGTGCGGCTCGACCGCGCCCAATATCGCGACCGGCTGCCGCACGAACTCTCCGGCGGCCAGCGCCAGCGTGTCGGCGTGGCGCGGGCGCTTGCCGCAAAGCCGCGCATCGTGCTGATGGACGAACCGTTCGGCGCGCTTGATCCCTTGACCCGCGATGCGCTCGGTGACGATTTTCGCGAGCTGCATCGCAAGCTCGGCCTGACCACGGTCATGATCACCCACGACATGACGGAAGCGATCCTGCTCGCCGATCGGATCGCGGTGATGGGAGGCGGCCGGCTGCTGGCGCAGGGCACGCCATCAAAACTTTCCGAAAGCTGTGACGCTTACGTCGGCGAACTCCTGCGCACGCCGCGCCGGCAGGCCGAACGGCTCGGCGCCCTGCTGCCGCGGGACGGTGCGGCATGAGCATCTTCGCCGATCCGCGCTGGGGCGAGGCGCTGGGCCACCTGCCCGACTATCTCGGCAATCATGTTCGCGTCAGCGTCACCGCGTTGGCGCTGGGACTTCTGGTCAGCCTGCCCCTCGCGATTGCGGTACGCAATCGTCGAGTAGCGCGCGGCGCGCTGCTAGGGCTCGCCAGCATCGTGCAGACGGTGCCGGGACTGGCGCTGCTGGCGCTGTTCTATCCGCTGCTGCTGGCGCTCGCGGCGCTCTCGCTGTCATGGTTCGGCTTTGGCTTTTCCGCCTTCGGATTTTTGCCGGCGGTGCTGGCGCTCGCGCTCTATTCGATGCTGCCGGTGCTGCGCAACACCATCACGGGTTTGCAGGGCGTGGAGCCTGCGATCCTCGAAGCAGCCCAGGGCGTCGGCATGACGCCGCGGCAATCGCTGTTTACGGTGGAATTGCCGCTGGCGCTGCCGGTGATGATGGCGGGCATCCGCACCGCGGCAGTCTGGGTGATCGGCACCGCGACGCTGTCGACGCCGATCGGCCAGACCAGCCTCGGCAACTACATCTTTGCGGGATTGCAGACCCAGAACTGGGTGTTCGTGCTGTTCGGCTGCCTCGCCGCCGCGGTGCTGGCACTGGCCGTCGATCAATTGCTGGCGCTGATCGAAAGCGGCTTGCGTAACCGCAGCCGTTTTCGCGCGGCGCTGGGAGGTGTGGGCATCGTAGCGCTTGTTGTGGCCACGCTGGTGCCCACCATGATGAGGTCGCAGACAAGCTACATCGTCGGCGCCAAGACTTTTACTGAGCAATATGTGCTTTCAGCATTGATGGGGCAGCGGCTGAAGGCGGCCGGACTTGCTGCCACGACCCGCGAGGGCCTCGGCTCCAACGTGATCTTCGAGGCGCTGGCGGCCAACGATATCGATGTCTATGTCGATTATTCCGGCACGCTGTGGGCCAACCAGTTCCACCGCAACGACATCAGGCCGCGAGAGGTGCTGTTGGCCGAACTGAAGACGATGCTGACGAAGCAGAACATCACGCTGCTCGGCGAACTCGGCTTCGAGAACGCCTATGCGCTGGTGATGCCGCGCAAGCGCGCCGAGCAATTGGGCATCCGCACCATCGCCGACCTCGCCTCGCGCGCGGCGAACATGTCGATCGCCGGCGACTATGAATTCTTCTCGCGGCCCGAATGGACCGCGCTGCGCAAGGCCTACGGCCTGTCGTTCCGCGGCCAACGGCAGATGCAGCCGGACTTCATGTACGCGGCGGTGGCCTCCGGCGAAGTCGACGTCATCGCCGGCTACACCAGCGACGGGCTGATCGCGAAATACGATCTGGTTGTTCTCGGCGACATCAGGCGCGCAATCCCGCCCTACGACGCGATGGTGCTGCTCGCGCCGAAGCGCGCCAATGACGAGGGCTTGCGCAAGGCGCTCGCGCCGCTGCTCGGCAAGATCGACATCGCCACGATGCGCGAGGCCAATCTGCGCGCGGCCGGCAATGACGCGACGAGCTCGCCGGACGCGGTGGCGCAGTGGCTGTGGGAGAAGGTGGGGAAGAAGTAGCTCCATCGCCATTGCGAGGAGACTTCGTAGGGTGGGCAAAGCGAAGCGTGCCCACCATCTTTCAAACTACGCAAGGTTGTAATATGATACATTATGCCGCGATATGTTCGTGCCAAAGGCAGCATTTTCTTTTTCACGGTCGTCCTTGCACAGCGGCCCAACAGCCTTTTGATCGATGAGATCATTCGCCTCCGGCACATCTACAAAATCGTTCAGCGACGGCATCCTTTTGAAACCGTCGCGATCTGCGTTCTGCCCGACCATATTCATGCCCTTTGGGCATTGCCGGAAGGCGATGCAAACTTCTCTAATCGCTGGAGCTCCATCAAGAGCGGCTTCTCAAGAGGCCTCGATGCGCAGACGCGTTCGGAAAGCAAAGTCGGTAAACGAGAAAAAGGCATCTGGCAGCGACGTTATTGGGAACACGCCATTAGAGATGAGGCAGATTTCGAACGCCATATCGATTACATTCATTTCAATCCGGTGAAGCACGGATATGTCGCGCGTGTAGCCGACTGGCCGCACAGCAGTTTCCACCGCTTTGTTGAGCAGGGAATTCTCGCTCCGGACTGGGGAGGAGATCTTCGCAACATTCAGGGGTCGTTCGGCGAATAGATGGTGGGCACGCTTCGCTTTGCCCACCCTACGAAGCTTCGCGTTTGTCGCAGGCAATGACGGTGTTGGATGTCGGGACAGCCCGGCCATGACGGCGCGAGCCATCACAGCCCCTTGATCATCCCGGCGTCGATCAGCAGGCGGTTGAATCTCCGCGCCTCCGCGCCCTTCTTGCAGGCGTAGAACGTGCCCTTGCAGCGGAGCATGATGCTCTTCTGCTCGGCAAACGACGGATCGAGCGGGAGGCCAGCGGCTTCCTGGAGCACGAGCGGGATATAGGCCGCGTCGAGGGTTTCAAGCGCGGACGACAAATTGCGCGGCTGGTAGTTGATGCCGTCGATCGCATAATAGGTCGAGTAATAGCGCGGATCGGTGGCCATCAGGCGTTTCGCCAGCCTCGCCGGATCGATCCCGGGCTCGAGCAGCTTTTGCGAGATCGCCGGCTGGTGATCGCCGAAACGCAGTACAAGGAACGACTCGTCTGGATAGTCGCGCTTCAGCCGCTCGGTGAATTCGCGATAGTCGCTGGCCGTCATGGCCTGGCGGCGGATGTACTCGTCGACCTCGGCGGTGTTGCCCGGCGGCGTCCAGCCCGCGGGCGTCAGATCCGGTCGGTAGACGTTCCACCAGGGAAAATGATTGGCCGTGAGGTAGACGAACATGAAGACCGGCGACTGCTGCGGCTGCTCGCGCGCAAACACCTTCAATGCCTGATCGAAATAGAACTTGTCCGGCTGCATGTCCTCATTGACGCCCATGGCCGCCATGTCGATGAACTGCTCGACGCCGACGGCCTTCTGGAAGGCACGCGCGCTGAGGAAGTCGCCATAGGTCGGATAGAGCGAGATGGTCTTGTACCCGCAATTCTGGAGCGCCTGCGGCAGTCCGCGGGTTACGCGGCCGGCGGTGATGCGCGTGATGTAGAACTTCAAATCGCCGAACGAGCGCGCCGACAGGCCGGTCAGCACGTTGTACTCGGTGTACCATGTCGGGCCGCCGGTCGACTCCGCGATCATGGTCCGCTGCTTGCCGTCGCTCGACTTGAAGTAGTCGGTGTATCCCGCCGGCACCTTGATGCCGGGCGCCGAGGTGACGTCGAAGCTCGACTCGTCGAGCAGCAGGATGATGTGCGGCCGCTTGGCCGTGGCGTCGCAGGCCTCGCCTGATGGCAGCCCAGGCAACCCGGCGGCGTGGGCGTCCCGCGCGAGGCTGAGCGGACCGTTCGCCGGCGGATCGGCCTCAATCCATCCCGTCGAAGCCAGCCGCGACACCGCCACCACACCCGAGCGCGCCAGATTGGAA includes these proteins:
- a CDS encoding ABC transporter ATP-binding protein, whose product is MADTAQPAAVALDDATVAFRVAGDRVYTAVERASLSVAHGEFVAIVGPTGCGKSTLLNVAAGLLKPAAGAVKIFGQPLTGLNRDAGYLFQADALFPWKTAIDNVAIGLDIKGAPREQALQRAQGWLTSVGLGAFANRYPHMLSGGQRKRVGLAQVLIRDPKILLMDEPFGPLDAQTRQIMGNLLLELWNADRKAVLFVTHDLEEAIALADRVVIMSAGPSARIIGDWRVPLPRPRDISEVRMEKQFHELHREIWSVLKDEVMKGYAQSTLSAEVG
- a CDS encoding ABC transporter permease encodes the protein MSRLTLLFWQLMVAVVALSLWQFLATVPVFGRILLPPFFFSNPVDVASQIVKWFSSGVIWKHLMITLWESVLAFVIGSVGGVLVGFWFARQPRVAAVFDPYVKMVNALPRVVLAPIFTLWLGLGIWSKVALGVTLVFFIVFFNVYQGVKEVSQTVLDNGRMLGMSERQLTRHVYWPSALSWMFSSLHTAVGFAVVGAVVGEYLGSAAGLGYLIQQAEGVFDVAAVFAGMFVLSAFVILIDMVVTVVEKRLLVWRPVAAEGRG
- a CDS encoding cupin domain-containing protein; amino-acid sequence: MNRLAITLSLAAAFAAGCSVTHLLRPAIAAENITAQVIHTGELEGDALGMPSGTGMRSKLFVAADGMTISIQDGNVGKHMHPNTNEIQYILDGTGTIWLGDKEVKVKPGDLVVIPKGTAHGGTKPDGRTLKAIAIKTPPQAPDDTKMLN
- a CDS encoding NUDIX hydrolase, giving the protein MSDTKPPVIHRVSALDLVVEAWTWPFAEARRADIAAHFADKQREKPAMWNGRVLLGRNPVFAGDRFSASYFETDFASFLAWRDWGFPDASVFNGFGMGALRCADGAFVLGEMGQHTSNAGRIYFPSGTPDLDDIRDGTVDISGSVTRELEEETGLAPGEYASEPHWHCIYTGHAVAMIRMLRVDMPGDVVRDRIVANLASQRQPELSAIHLVRDARDLTSAMPRFVTAFIEAQLASEP
- a CDS encoding ABC transporter ATP-binding protein, producing MLTVEGLVKRFGGFTAVNNVSFRVEQGEILGLIGPNGSGKSTIFNMLSGTLVPTAGSILFDGAEIAGVAPHRIINSGIGRTFQIPRPFHRLSIFENVALAGYYGQGRHSRAKADEAAERALRMVGLPTDRHASVDGLGAAGLKKLELAKALATGPKLLLADESLGGLDEHEMDQAADMLRRIRDELGITIIWVEHIMGVLMRVVDRVMVLDHGEKISEGLPSAVAGDPRVIEVYLGTDADSSQLAAAEARRKAGV
- a CDS encoding ABC transporter substrate-binding protein, producing MPGRKAARLLVGLSAAIAVLGMALTAEAQEKKIKIGVIYDLTGPLAGGGSELQYIGAKIMLDQYAKTGVEGYKVEAVYADAQSKPDVAINEAVRLIEQEKVNMLLGFFSSAQCVPVAARVEQLKNFMWITTCISSAVLADKNLKYVFRPQASGDQFGMMTMDFIAQNSKEKFGKEPKDLRVAIIHEDGAYGVDVSKGNEAGAKKAGFNVVMKEGYSATAPDLSALVTKLKRARPDVIFHTGYNPDITLFGRQAREQGLKFAALVGHGAGYGVYEKLKEGLGGDVNYVFNTDPISIWLANQKSMDPKLPPVIKMVGEEFDKAKPGVAIRSAHVGMAASNTYLFLTDVLPRAIKKYGGVDPDALRKAALEVDIPEGGTMLGFGVKFHGEGTQMAGQNERSFPVVIQYIDDKSYVVWPKSQAQREAVLPLPKGTTFSNQ
- a CDS encoding OsmC family protein, producing the protein MATGKTYKSFRYSNNLVWDTARRGRTSAPDKPDIEIGSPPEFKGEAGVWAPEEMLVAALNACMMLTFVSFAQSKRLEFVAYESAAEGVLENVDGKYRIVEVSVRPTLVLRSEADIAAAQTIMAKVKENCFISNSITADVTLDPQFQLASDVVS
- a CDS encoding ATP-binding cassette domain-containing protein, producing MPAPLIAYANVGKTFDGGRVVAVDDVSLEVAEGEFLAIVGGSGSGKTTLLRLANRLIEADSGSITVEGEDVRQVDPILLRRRIGYVFQSGGLFPHLSVADNIGITPKLTGAPPAEISARVDELLDLVRLDRAQYRDRLPHELSGGQRQRVGVARALAAKPRIVLMDEPFGALDPLTRDALGDDFRELHRKLGLTTVMITHDMTEAILLADRIAVMGGGRLLAQGTPSKLSESCDAYVGELLRTPRRQAERLGALLPRDGAA
- a CDS encoding cation diffusion facilitator family transporter; its protein translation is MAHHQKAVAAAVAINTAIFVVEGIAGYQASSLSLLMDSVHNLSDELALVCLYAAFLVTIGPSQRLLRAGNLFNSVGLIAVSGLLLWQVGERLFNPVPVQGVVPMVVGLAAAAANWSVARLLLEPSQNNAAIRLAYIHNLGDVWVSLAPVAAGLLLLVTGYPIFDPIIAGAVALWIIFTTGREVLESHDELIWPEKIICCHTDHDQPVVKPQSN